One part of the Streptomyces lienomycini genome encodes these proteins:
- a CDS encoding response regulator transcription factor, with translation MGEMVRIVVVHDEKLLRSALVELLRSDDTLDVCALCPDADVPDREAPSADVCVVDGECLTGGDDGRGARLRARYGDRLVVLTTAKRPGVLRRAFDGGALGLVDKNAPANRLITAVHTVAKGERFLDETLTVALLKGAEMPLTTRELGVLTLASQGAPIAEIAARLHLSRGTVRNYMATAIRKVGARNRVDAIRILQSAGWT, from the coding sequence GTGGGGGAGATGGTTCGCATTGTCGTGGTCCACGACGAGAAACTGCTGCGGTCGGCGCTGGTCGAGCTGCTGAGATCGGACGACACGCTGGACGTCTGCGCGCTGTGTCCCGATGCCGACGTCCCGGACCGCGAGGCGCCGTCGGCCGACGTCTGTGTCGTGGACGGCGAGTGCCTGACGGGAGGCGACGACGGACGCGGCGCGCGCCTGCGGGCCCGGTACGGAGACCGGCTCGTCGTCCTGACGACCGCCAAGCGGCCGGGGGTGCTGCGGCGGGCGTTCGACGGCGGCGCCCTCGGGCTGGTCGACAAGAACGCCCCGGCGAACCGGCTGATCACGGCGGTGCACACGGTCGCCAAGGGTGAGCGGTTCCTGGACGAGACGCTCACCGTGGCCCTGCTGAAGGGCGCGGAGATGCCACTGACCACCCGGGAACTGGGCGTCCTGACGCTGGCTTCCCAGGGGGCGCCGATCGCCGAGATCGCGGCCCGCCTGCACCTGTCCCGGGGGACGGTCCGCAACTACATGGCCACGGCGATCCGGAAGGTGGGCGCCCGCAACCGGGTCGACGCGATACGCATCCTCCAGAGCGCCGGCTGGACGTGA
- a CDS encoding DUF4132 domain-containing protein, which produces MGWLTAGDRYEVALVEGRVVARSATASAEGKWERSLPAEIRDRPEVIELQRFAEWLDRHAAECAAQVDNWMVSSLPVPTGLLAQVWPDEAWQAALRDIVVVGEAPDEVGFLRDADASDGLRVVNLDGETVRLTAPAITMPHPVLLPGLEELRTFAAELGVVQGVEQIHRATWPTPGETDGGGKDVVTEFEGAEYRSWFHLSARATSLGYRISGSSVVGPVRDAGRIVNAVVGMSDPYTEEKAWTGGLTWSVEGEQRTLPLTEVGPVAWSEGMRMAAALHAGRPVPEDDAQ; this is translated from the coding sequence ATGGGTTGGCTGACAGCGGGCGACAGGTACGAAGTCGCTCTGGTGGAGGGCCGGGTGGTGGCGCGGTCGGCGACGGCCTCGGCGGAGGGGAAGTGGGAGCGCTCCCTGCCCGCGGAGATACGGGACCGTCCCGAGGTGATCGAACTCCAGCGCTTCGCCGAGTGGCTGGACCGGCACGCCGCCGAGTGCGCGGCGCAGGTGGACAACTGGATGGTGTCCTCGCTGCCGGTGCCGACCGGGCTGCTCGCGCAGGTCTGGCCCGACGAGGCGTGGCAGGCCGCGCTGCGCGACATCGTCGTGGTCGGCGAGGCCCCCGACGAGGTCGGCTTCCTGCGCGACGCGGACGCGTCGGACGGACTGCGCGTGGTGAACCTGGACGGCGAGACCGTCCGCCTGACCGCCCCTGCGATCACCATGCCGCACCCGGTCCTCCTCCCCGGCCTGGAGGAACTGCGCACCTTCGCCGCCGAACTGGGGGTGGTCCAGGGCGTGGAGCAGATCCACCGCGCGACCTGGCCGACGCCCGGGGAGACCGACGGCGGCGGCAAGGACGTGGTCACCGAGTTCGAGGGCGCCGAGTACCGCTCGTGGTTCCACCTCTCCGCCCGCGCCACGTCCCTCGGCTACCGGATCTCCGGCAGCAGTGTCGTCGGCCCGGTCCGGGACGCCGGACGCATCGTCAACGCCGTCGTCGGCATGAGCGATCCGTACACCGAGGAGAAGGCCTGGACCGGCGGCCTGACGTGGAGCGTCGAGGGCGAGCAGCGGACTCTTCCGCTGACCGAGGTCGGCCCCGTGGCCTGGTCCGAGGGCATGCGCATGGCCGCGGCCCTGCACGCCGGGCGCCCCGTGCCCGAGGACGACGCCCAGTGA
- a CDS encoding DNA-binding protein yields MSDGTTRDAARAEVEELLRAGAVLPPGTTGGGERAVPVFTRAYRHPGLDGRIVVRLTPADPTAATPAGAEPAGDTGGGFLGLLPAGEPVEVGVGQHRAMGFPEWVLVRHPSDGHLAMSLVDEMNKVARTVRSRAKKARATYESMGERLAGSVPHFLPTFYEEAGRVFLAAGQQAYASQMFVNARKAETAHALPFDEARMDAVFLEFALADAMPTKVLSSYAKGLSSRVPAATAFRHLRGLFVRLAAHGVAPSSPGASDLRRLAKAVAGKHALAEEMAYLRDVLPLPGTLKAPPGWWKAHRAALLELTRREPAVRGTLLGLLPSGWEQEELGQWLDLLEKSGATEGLCDAALPAEVRPPDGTAGWTRRFLALCRTDDWRLAPPGLYPLLDRMADTLRAELTAEGATLPPPVSDVDLLDQLLALRIPVADPAERPWLNLQGWAARDERRDLVALEADPRFRRVFLDGCPTYEREGIDRRTVTRLAESPGGRPMLAEWVAREARRYLTSGLGEYTGFRNVFESLRWLPGEVLATAEHEVREALGTGMAPGLARGLRSGIIDELGWPAWDEAIGSPASSEDARGTLVGEAWPHLIVFRGGRARVVGPEGTVLDHEMRLPPRSERWGADARFVDGGLLVFWKGHSYQDGSHGYWYDADNGASSPMELDGDVHSPYACHADGSGGNNGMPPTSLPLPGGGRATGGGVLRRGDTHIPYRRPVIGDGTSYWVWVRDWSDEGNSAWFTYDPAGATERERGVPDWFGEGLSAAPEGSTLGTAWLLPVPSAGSGPLCAPVDGVLGWRVITLPDGTRRGEDLAGRSVVVPYEAIGNPEHALVFPSTDRPVAVLRSSSDIRLLDAEGALLAEVGRGQTAGAFSAGTPLLPPLRYWPLLQPRDLQGSAALREVGDDTAAALLAAAAAEAPGDDDRDPVLAPVRTLLPQVGHEALLKGITGVTRHAAEQQLVLDAALARLDSAVQGKAPEEPRPALGDRLLASALNGVGLTERDERAYYDFQHYLFELPRLVARSMKGLAQPAPAGIVHLSLDKRGPLEYLNALALPELPAVLALRAASQATVEEHRQALDAFLDEVDAQGLTELDPGHWRRVHLAFDPDTFDGPGGTPGYGRGTVLDLDGGAFLVFPDDWYQFVREYGHYEIKGRHYGALHYDPSGRFETPAPYTLVSEEPFVPQADPTRAPGWVAAFRAELAERGPAPWRPEAAEEFARLTGITPTTARLVLAGLPQIDDKRVSVPSATMKVVGVKSADARVAKDELRSLDTGALRAVVAALLPAEPSRLWTHGPDTARAAAVWNERLGRRTPLPEEVLHDAVRTVEAVGWAPADALRGFVDLATEPRLTEDRTWSFGRYYLETAEKTPGFDGSVLKGSVALAAWLAHRLPSGDPLRAALPGVLTALRERLAHPGLLLALERRGIDWEAFLRAAGDPAETGDGYERHGAVVLGAERTDPVPAIRPALLDAAGHDPHLAALFTGERPNAQETALRLVHDRPFAELLADPGNPLAGERDADGLWWPQDPARSVPDLVGEAAKRYGIGEDAAVLYLMLLAMPDPTDRNTARWTGWGGQRGGTARLRAARAELAATDLVVEGSRSKAGRSLFLPGGWTQPPNPHLPLERWKLPMYDLLEGEAPVMGVIVPTRPVTGLYRAAWQRVQDGDGPRLEELEVPRPRKRRR; encoded by the coding sequence ATGAGCGACGGCACGACACGGGACGCGGCGAGGGCCGAGGTGGAGGAGCTGCTGCGCGCCGGCGCGGTACTGCCGCCGGGCACCACCGGGGGAGGCGAACGGGCGGTGCCCGTGTTCACCCGGGCCTACCGGCATCCGGGCCTGGACGGCCGGATCGTCGTACGCCTGACGCCCGCGGACCCGACCGCGGCCACTCCGGCCGGGGCGGAGCCCGCCGGGGACACCGGGGGCGGATTCCTCGGGCTGCTGCCCGCGGGCGAGCCGGTCGAGGTCGGGGTCGGACAGCACCGGGCCATGGGCTTCCCCGAATGGGTGCTGGTCCGGCACCCGTCCGACGGCCACCTCGCGATGTCCCTGGTCGACGAGATGAACAAGGTCGCGCGGACGGTGCGCTCCCGGGCCAAGAAGGCCCGCGCCACCTACGAGTCGATGGGTGAGCGCCTCGCGGGCTCCGTGCCGCACTTCCTGCCCACCTTCTACGAGGAGGCCGGCCGGGTGTTCCTGGCCGCCGGGCAGCAGGCGTACGCCTCCCAGATGTTCGTCAACGCCCGCAAGGCCGAGACGGCCCACGCCCTGCCCTTCGACGAGGCCCGCATGGACGCGGTGTTCCTGGAGTTCGCCCTCGCCGACGCCATGCCGACCAAGGTGCTGTCCAGTTACGCCAAGGGGCTGTCGTCCCGCGTGCCGGCCGCCACCGCCTTCCGGCACCTGCGCGGGCTCTTCGTCCGGCTCGCCGCCCACGGCGTGGCCCCGTCCAGCCCCGGCGCGAGCGATCTGCGCAGGCTGGCGAAGGCCGTCGCGGGCAAGCACGCGCTCGCCGAGGAGATGGCCTACCTGCGCGACGTCCTCCCGCTGCCCGGCACCCTCAAGGCCCCGCCCGGCTGGTGGAAGGCCCACCGGGCGGCCCTGCTCGAACTGACCCGGCGCGAACCCGCCGTCCGCGGCACCCTGCTGGGACTGCTGCCCTCGGGCTGGGAGCAGGAGGAGCTGGGCCAGTGGCTCGACCTGCTGGAGAAGTCCGGCGCCACCGAGGGACTCTGCGACGCGGCGCTGCCCGCCGAGGTGCGCCCACCCGACGGCACGGCCGGCTGGACGCGCAGGTTCCTCGCCCTGTGCCGCACCGACGACTGGCGCCTCGCACCGCCCGGGCTGTACCCCCTCCTCGACCGCATGGCCGACACCCTGCGCGCCGAACTGACGGCCGAGGGCGCTACGTTGCCGCCTCCCGTCAGCGACGTCGACCTCCTCGACCAGCTCCTCGCCCTGCGCATCCCGGTCGCCGACCCCGCGGAACGCCCGTGGCTCAACCTCCAGGGCTGGGCGGCCCGCGACGAGCGGCGCGACCTCGTCGCCCTGGAGGCCGACCCCCGCTTCCGCCGGGTCTTCCTGGACGGTTGCCCCACCTACGAGCGCGAGGGCATCGACCGGCGCACCGTGACCCGGCTGGCCGAGTCGCCGGGCGGACGCCCGATGCTCGCCGAGTGGGTGGCCCGGGAAGCCCGCAGGTACCTCACCAGCGGGCTGGGGGAGTACACCGGCTTCAGAAACGTGTTCGAGTCGCTGAGGTGGCTGCCCGGAGAGGTCCTGGCGACGGCCGAGCACGAGGTGCGGGAAGCACTGGGCACCGGCATGGCGCCGGGGCTCGCCAGGGGCCTGCGCAGCGGGATCATCGACGAACTCGGCTGGCCCGCCTGGGACGAGGCGATCGGCTCGCCCGCGTCGTCCGAGGACGCGCGGGGCACACTCGTGGGCGAGGCATGGCCGCACCTCATCGTCTTCCGCGGCGGCCGAGCCCGGGTGGTCGGCCCCGAGGGCACGGTCCTCGACCACGAGATGCGCCTCCCGCCCCGGTCGGAGCGCTGGGGCGCCGACGCCCGCTTCGTGGACGGCGGACTGCTCGTCTTCTGGAAGGGGCACTCCTACCAGGACGGCTCGCACGGCTACTGGTACGACGCCGACAACGGCGCCTCCTCACCCATGGAGCTGGACGGCGACGTCCACTCCCCGTACGCCTGCCACGCCGACGGGAGCGGCGGGAACAACGGCATGCCGCCCACCTCCCTCCCGCTTCCCGGCGGCGGCCGGGCCACCGGCGGGGGCGTGCTGCGGCGCGGGGACACCCACATCCCGTACCGGCGGCCGGTGATCGGGGACGGCACCTCGTACTGGGTCTGGGTCAGGGACTGGTCCGACGAGGGCAACAGCGCGTGGTTCACCTACGACCCGGCCGGCGCGACGGAGCGGGAGCGCGGCGTGCCGGACTGGTTCGGCGAGGGGCTGAGCGCCGCGCCGGAGGGCAGCACCCTCGGCACCGCCTGGCTGCTGCCCGTACCCTCCGCCGGTTCCGGGCCGCTGTGCGCACCGGTGGACGGGGTGCTCGGCTGGCGTGTGATCACGCTGCCCGACGGCACGCGACGGGGCGAGGACCTGGCCGGCCGCTCGGTCGTCGTACCGTACGAGGCCATCGGGAACCCGGAGCACGCGCTGGTGTTCCCCAGCACCGACCGGCCCGTCGCCGTGCTGCGATCGTCGAGCGACATCCGACTGCTCGACGCCGAGGGTGCGCTGCTCGCCGAGGTCGGGCGCGGTCAGACGGCCGGTGCCTTCTCCGCGGGCACCCCCCTGCTGCCGCCCCTGCGCTACTGGCCCCTGCTCCAGCCCCGCGACCTCCAGGGTTCCGCGGCGCTTCGCGAGGTCGGCGACGACACGGCGGCGGCCCTGCTGGCGGCGGCCGCCGCCGAGGCGCCCGGCGACGACGACCGGGACCCGGTGCTCGCCCCCGTCCGCACCCTGCTGCCGCAGGTCGGACACGAGGCGCTGCTCAAGGGCATCACCGGCGTGACGCGGCACGCCGCCGAGCAGCAACTGGTCCTGGACGCCGCGCTCGCCCGGCTGGACTCGGCGGTCCAGGGCAAGGCCCCGGAGGAACCGCGGCCGGCTCTCGGCGACCGCCTGCTCGCCTCCGCGCTGAACGGGGTGGGCCTGACGGAACGCGACGAGCGTGCGTACTACGACTTCCAGCACTACCTCTTCGAACTGCCCCGACTCGTCGCCCGGTCGATGAAGGGCCTGGCCCAGCCCGCGCCCGCGGGCATCGTGCACCTGTCGCTCGACAAGCGGGGGCCGTTGGAGTACCTGAACGCGCTGGCCCTGCCCGAACTGCCCGCCGTCCTGGCGCTCAGGGCCGCCTCCCAGGCCACCGTGGAGGAGCACCGGCAGGCCCTCGACGCCTTCCTGGACGAAGTGGACGCGCAGGGGCTGACGGAGCTGGACCCCGGCCACTGGCGCCGGGTCCACCTGGCCTTCGACCCCGACACGTTCGACGGGCCGGGCGGCACGCCCGGATACGGGAGAGGGACCGTGCTCGACCTGGACGGCGGCGCGTTCCTCGTCTTCCCCGACGACTGGTACCAGTTCGTCCGCGAGTACGGACACTACGAGATCAAGGGCAGGCACTACGGCGCGCTCCACTACGACCCGTCCGGCCGCTTCGAGACACCGGCCCCGTACACCCTGGTGTCCGAGGAGCCCTTCGTGCCGCAGGCCGACCCCACCCGGGCGCCCGGCTGGGTCGCCGCCTTCCGCGCCGAACTGGCCGAGCGCGGCCCCGCGCCCTGGCGTCCCGAGGCCGCCGAGGAGTTCGCCCGGCTCACCGGCATCACCCCCACCACGGCCCGGCTGGTGCTGGCCGGCCTGCCGCAGATCGACGACAAGCGCGTGAGCGTCCCCTCGGCGACCATGAAGGTCGTCGGGGTGAAGTCGGCCGACGCCCGCGTGGCCAAGGACGAGCTGAGGTCCCTCGACACGGGAGCCCTGCGGGCCGTCGTGGCCGCTCTGCTGCCCGCCGAACCGTCCCGCCTCTGGACGCACGGCCCCGACACGGCCCGCGCGGCCGCGGTCTGGAACGAGCGGCTGGGCCGGCGTACCCCGCTGCCCGAGGAGGTGCTCCACGACGCCGTCCGCACCGTCGAAGCCGTGGGCTGGGCTCCCGCCGACGCCTTGCGAGGCTTCGTGGACCTCGCCACCGAGCCGCGGTTGACCGAGGACCGGACCTGGAGCTTCGGCCGCTACTACCTGGAGACCGCCGAGAAGACCCCCGGCTTCGACGGCTCGGTCCTCAAGGGATCGGTGGCCCTGGCCGCATGGCTCGCCCACCGCCTTCCGTCCGGCGATCCCCTCCGGGCCGCCCTGCCCGGCGTGCTGACCGCGCTGCGCGAGCGGCTGGCCCACCCCGGCCTGCTGCTCGCCCTCGAGAGGCGGGGAATCGACTGGGAGGCGTTCCTGCGGGCCGCCGGAGACCCCGCGGAGACCGGCGACGGCTACGAACGCCACGGCGCGGTCGTCCTGGGCGCCGAGCGGACGGACCCGGTCCCCGCCATCCGGCCCGCCCTGCTGGACGCGGCCGGTCACGACCCCCACCTGGCGGCCCTGTTCACCGGAGAGCGGCCGAACGCCCAGGAGACGGCACTGCGCCTGGTCCACGACCGGCCGTTCGCCGAGCTGCTCGCCGACCCCGGCAACCCGCTGGCCGGCGAGCGTGACGCGGACGGCCTGTGGTGGCCCCAGGACCCCGCCCGTTCGGTGCCCGACCTGGTCGGCGAGGCCGCCAAGCGGTACGGCATCGGCGAGGACGCCGCCGTCCTCTACCTGATGCTGCTCGCCATGCCCGACCCCACCGACCGCAACACCGCCCGCTGGACCGGCTGGGGCGGGCAGCGCGGCGGAACGGCCAGGCTCCGCGCCGCCCGCGCCGAACTCGCCGCCACCGACCTCGTCGTCGAGGGCAGCCGCTCCAAGGCCGGGCGCTCGCTGTTCCTGCCCGGCGGCTGGACCCAGCCGCCGAACCCGCACCTCCCGCTGGAGCGGTGGAAGCTGCCGATGTACGACCTGCTGGAGGGCGAGGCGCCCGTCATGGGAGTGATCGTGCCCACCCGGCCCGTCACCGGTCTCTACCGCGCGGCCTGGCAGCGCGTCCAGGACGGGGACGGACCGCGCCTGGAGGAACTGGAGGTGCCGCGCCCGCGGAAGCGCCGCCGCTGA
- a CDS encoding DUF5682 family protein yields the protein MTAHEETATRPTAPAARTKPCLIGVRHHSPALALAVPRLLDAADAEVVCVELPADFQPWLPYLADPRTVAPVALSGAYEDGRLHFYPLADFSPELAAVRWARERGAEVVCCDLPLASPEWSSGPPYGPPDDGTAGTSDAGADGLWHRTVEALAPGSDPEAVRRAALAFGRALRHDTATHGGIAAGDLAREAHMRRVLAGVGRRRAAAVVGAFHAPALAGAGAGDTSAKTGDEETPGEEGAPGDGGTPGPGSPVVTSLVPYAFALLDPRSGYPAGIHAPRWQQALLEAGGEPGRIRDAAARSITELCREIRASGDTAGTGEAIEALRLACDLATLRGLPAPGRAELVEAVTSVLGQGRSLGPELGAVLVGTGRGHLAPGTPRSGLGPWTEAELAALRLPGPADPAGRDLRLTPLRSALDARREILLQRLGECGVGYAEPAEVTAAGEGSALTTRWRAAWTPSVAARLDLAGVRGVTAAQAADGTLRENHRRAAETGLLTPARVVALLGAAARCALPDLLHDGLTEAGRVLPDAATLPELLDALGLLEALRRGHLPGTTARVRVRAARLADLLSEAAVRVLPGLAGSDDPKDAVAVVTLAVRTAEDRLGLRLDRELYALSRTGSPLLQGAAQAARVLLDLDGSDLLGARLAGWVDTATGPDGRRRLERRLTGVLVAAGPLIESASTALDPLIERVETMSDRAFLDRLYALRGGFLALTPEGRSRVLAAVSDRLGDRPDLRLPAPAELVGRWSTADAEGLALLRDRGLAGLVSTQEPVHAGAASGPTAPAERSALASVASVVGAPSAPSAPSAPSAPSAPSAESGQAAEAVASAESAPRLGPADRWRLLLGRDTARLPSALWPYVRALDELFGREGAEAGEGGEGSGDGEGDGDGGAHAPGATGTAGGSAADDDRTGGRARGYPGVRHWAEDLQALFGAEIREEVLGRAVAAGRTDALDLLDPATVRPSVELLSTVLSLARGMPEQRVARLRPLVKRLVEELTRELATRLRPTSTGLTSPRPTRRPGGPLDLPRTLRANLAHTRRLVDGRVEVVPERPVFKTRTARRNDWRLILVVDVSASMENSVVWSALTAAVLGGAPMLSTHFLTFSTQVADLTGLVADPLSLLLEVRVGGGTHVAAGLAHARSLVKVPDRTLMVVVSDFEEGAAVEGLLAETRALVSSGVRLLGCAALDGEGTPCYSVPIARQLVAAGMPVAALSPLALARWVGEQVRGAAR from the coding sequence ATGACCGCACACGAAGAGACCGCCACCCGGCCGACCGCACCGGCAGCGCGCACGAAGCCCTGCCTCATCGGCGTACGCCACCACAGTCCGGCACTGGCCCTCGCCGTCCCCCGGCTGCTGGACGCGGCGGACGCCGAGGTCGTCTGCGTGGAACTGCCGGCCGACTTCCAGCCGTGGCTGCCGTACCTCGCCGATCCGCGGACCGTGGCGCCGGTGGCCCTGAGCGGCGCGTACGAGGACGGACGGCTGCACTTCTACCCCCTCGCCGACTTCTCGCCGGAACTGGCCGCCGTCCGCTGGGCACGCGAGCGGGGCGCGGAAGTGGTGTGCTGCGATCTGCCCCTGGCGTCGCCGGAGTGGTCGTCCGGGCCACCGTACGGGCCACCGGACGACGGCACGGCGGGTACGTCCGACGCCGGCGCCGACGGGCTGTGGCACCGCACCGTCGAGGCACTGGCGCCCGGCAGCGATCCCGAGGCAGTGCGGCGTGCCGCCCTCGCCTTCGGACGGGCCCTGCGCCACGACACCGCGACCCACGGAGGGATCGCGGCCGGGGACCTCGCCCGCGAGGCACACATGCGGCGCGTTCTCGCCGGGGTGGGACGGCGGCGGGCCGCGGCGGTGGTCGGGGCCTTCCACGCGCCCGCGCTGGCCGGCGCGGGCGCGGGGGACACGTCGGCGAAGACCGGGGACGAGGAAACGCCCGGAGAGGAGGGAGCGCCCGGGGACGGGGGAACGCCGGGGCCGGGCTCCCCGGTCGTCACGTCCCTCGTGCCCTACGCCTTCGCCCTGCTGGACCCCCGCTCCGGCTACCCGGCCGGCATCCACGCCCCGCGCTGGCAGCAGGCACTGCTCGAAGCCGGGGGAGAGCCCGGCCGCATCCGGGACGCCGCCGCCCGGTCCATCACCGAACTGTGCCGGGAGATCCGCGCCTCCGGCGACACGGCGGGCACCGGCGAGGCCATCGAGGCACTGCGGCTGGCCTGCGACCTCGCCACCCTGCGCGGCCTGCCCGCACCCGGCCGGGCCGAACTCGTCGAGGCGGTGACGTCCGTACTCGGCCAGGGCCGGTCCCTCGGCCCGGAACTGGGCGCCGTCCTGGTCGGTACCGGCCGCGGCCACCTCGCGCCCGGCACGCCCCGCTCCGGCCTCGGCCCCTGGACGGAGGCCGAACTGGCCGCGCTGCGGCTGCCCGGACCCGCCGACCCGGCCGGCCGGGACCTGCGGCTCACGCCGCTGCGCTCCGCCCTCGACGCCCGCCGCGAGATCCTGCTCCAGCGCCTCGGGGAATGCGGGGTGGGCTACGCGGAGCCGGCCGAGGTGACCGCGGCCGGAGAGGGAAGCGCGCTGACCACCCGCTGGCGGGCCGCCTGGACCCCGTCCGTCGCCGCCCGCCTCGACCTCGCGGGCGTCCGGGGCGTCACCGCCGCCCAGGCGGCCGACGGCACCCTCCGGGAGAACCACCGCAGGGCGGCCGAGACGGGCCTGCTCACCCCGGCCCGGGTCGTCGCCCTGCTGGGCGCCGCGGCCCGGTGCGCCCTCCCGGACCTGCTCCACGACGGCCTCACGGAGGCCGGGCGCGTCCTGCCGGACGCCGCCACCCTGCCCGAACTGCTCGACGCCCTGGGCCTGTTGGAGGCACTGCGCCGAGGCCACCTGCCCGGTACCACCGCACGCGTCCGCGTCCGGGCGGCCCGGCTCGCCGACCTGCTGTCGGAAGCCGCCGTCCGTGTCCTGCCGGGGCTGGCCGGCAGCGACGACCCGAAGGACGCCGTCGCCGTCGTGACCCTCGCCGTCCGCACCGCCGAGGACCGGCTCGGCCTGCGGCTGGACAGGGAGCTGTACGCGCTCTCCCGCACCGGCTCCCCGCTCCTCCAGGGCGCGGCGCAGGCCGCCCGGGTACTGCTGGACCTCGACGGCTCGGACCTGCTGGGCGCGCGGCTCGCCGGCTGGGTGGACACGGCGACGGGACCGGACGGCCGACGCCGACTGGAACGCCGGCTCACCGGGGTGCTCGTCGCGGCCGGACCACTGATCGAGTCCGCGTCCACCGCACTCGACCCGCTGATCGAGCGCGTGGAGACCATGAGCGACCGCGCCTTCCTCGACCGGCTGTACGCGCTGCGCGGCGGCTTCCTGGCGCTCACGCCGGAGGGCCGGAGCCGGGTGCTCGCTGCCGTCTCCGACCGCCTGGGCGACCGGCCCGACCTGCGGCTCCCCGCCCCGGCCGAGCTGGTCGGGCGGTGGTCCACGGCCGACGCCGAGGGGCTCGCCCTGCTGCGGGACCGGGGGCTGGCGGGCCTGGTGAGCACTCAGGAGCCGGTGCACGCCGGGGCCGCGTCGGGGCCCACGGCGCCGGCGGAGCGGTCCGCCCTCGCGTCGGTCGCCTCGGTCGTTGGCGCCCCGTCCGCCCCGTCCGCCCCGTCCGCCCCGTCCGCCCCGTCCGCCCCGTCCGCCGAGAGTGGCCAGGCCGCAGAGGCCGTCGCGTCCGCCGAGTCCGCCCCGCGGCTCGGCCCCGCCGACCGCTGGCGGCTGCTGCTGGGCCGCGACACCGCGAGACTCCCCTCGGCCCTGTGGCCCTACGTCCGCGCCCTCGACGAACTGTTCGGGCGGGAAGGAGCGGAAGCCGGCGAGGGCGGTGAAGGCAGCGGGGACGGCGAGGGCGACGGGGACGGCGGCGCCCACGCCCCCGGCGCGACCGGCACCGCAGGCGGCAGCGCCGCCGACGACGACCGGACCGGCGGCCGGGCCCGGGGCTACCCCGGCGTCCGGCACTGGGCCGAGGACCTCCAGGCGCTCTTCGGCGCGGAGATCCGGGAGGAAGTCCTGGGCCGTGCCGTCGCCGCCGGACGCACGGACGCCCTCGACCTCCTCGACCCGGCCACCGTGCGCCCCTCCGTGGAACTGCTCTCCACCGTGCTGTCGCTGGCCAGGGGGATGCCCGAGCAGCGGGTGGCACGCCTGAGGCCACTCGTGAAGCGACTGGTCGAGGAACTCACCCGGGAACTCGCCACGCGACTGCGCCCCACATCGACGGGCCTGACCAGCCCCCGTCCCACCCGGCGTCCCGGCGGCCCCCTCGACCTGCCCCGCACGCTGCGGGCCAACCTCGCGCACACCCGCCGACTGGTCGACGGGCGGGTCGAGGTCGTCCCCGAACGGCCGGTGTTCAAGACCCGCACCGCGCGGCGGAACGACTGGCGGCTGATCCTCGTCGTCGACGTCTCCGCGTCCATGGAGAACTCGGTGGTGTGGTCGGCGCTCACCGCCGCGGTCCTGGGCGGCGCACCCATGCTCTCCACCCACTTCCTCACCTTCAGCACCCAGGTCGCCGACCTCAC